Genomic window (Leptospira bouyouniensis):
TAGTAGACAGTGGATATTAGAAAGGGCTTGGGACAAACATCGAGTTCCAAAACCTTTTACCACTTTTGTTATTTCCTACGGAGAACCAATCTATGTCCCTCGTGAATTGAACGAAGACGAATTTGAAAAAATGCGATTGAACGTCGAAGAAGCTATGTTACAAAATCGGGACAAAGCGATCCATGAAGCTGAACGCATTCATACAGGAGATTCCAAATGACAGCAGTATTCGAAGACAAAGTCATTGTCACAACAGAGAAAACAAAATACGAAACCAAAATCACAAAAGGCAAACACCAATGGGTTGCAGATGAACCGGCAGATAAGGAAGGAACTGATTTAGGTCCAATGCCAACGGAATTACTTGCTTCCGCTTTAGGTGCTTGTACATCGATTACTGTCAGGATGTATGCAGACAAAAAAGGGTATGCTTTGGATTCAATTTCTGTCCAAGTAACAATCGATAAACGGACTCCGGAAGATCATAAATTCATTCGCGAAGTCGAATTAAAAGGGAATTTAAAACCAGAAGAAAGAGACAGATTGTATACTGTCGCTAATGCTTGCCCTGTTCATAAAATTCTTTCTGGTAAAATTGAAATTGAAACTGTGTTAATGCCATAAACATAACCTGGAAACAGATGGATACTCATTCGACAAAGGAATCAAAAGTAGCAAACTGTTTCTAGGATCTCGATTATATCCAGATAGGGATGACGGTGGCAGAACCACCTGACCATTCAATCTTTGTGTGAAAGTGTTTTCCTTCTCTGATCCTTGGAACCTTGGCACCATTCACATAAAAAGTACCACCTGTGTATTCATGGGTTTCTCTTTCTTTTGTTTTGCTGATGGAGTGGTGCATATGACCTGAGAGAACGAGCGGAACTTTTTTTCCAATGGATTTGGCATATTGAATAGCTTCCGTTAGATCGATGTCTCCCCAATCCCCACCTTCTTTTTTAAATTCGGCACCATAGATGGAATTTTTGGCACTACCGAGCCCAAAAGGTCCGTTATGCGAAAGGAAGATGATGTTTTTTTCTTTTGTTCCATCGATGAGTCGTTTGTATTTTTCAACCGAGGTTTCCATATTCGAAACCAAATACGTTTTTTTCATATGTGGTGAAAAACTGAGACCTCCTCCCATGGCATGTGGGCGACCAACAATCAGTGATACATCGAACTCTTGAGACAAAACAACAGAACTATATCCAAGGATGGTGATGGGTTTTACTCTTTCCGAAAGTTTTCGTAACCTACGACTTTGACCCCATTGACCTGATTGGATGAGAAGATTCGATTGAATGATCTCCCCTATGACCGATGTTAGGCTTGTCCCATCCCAATTTCCTGGAATCATATACGCGCGTTTGGTGAGGCCTTGGAACGATACCTTACCCATTTTGGGATTCCCTCGTAGGTCACCTGTGAAAAATAAAAAATCGTAATCGGACTCGTTAAAATAATCGATGTCATTTCTGTTCCAATACCCATGGATGTCTCCGATGAGAGCAAATTTCATTTTGTGCTGCCTTAATTTTTATTACGAATGCTTTCCAAAGATGATCGAATCAACATTTCAGATTTTCCACCAACACGGATGAATGCGGGTGGCTTACCAATTGGTGCTGACACTTGGATCTTTCGATTCCCTTCATAAGTTGTACCGGTCCAAAAATGAGTCCACTTTCCACGGGGTAGATACACATCCTGTACAATTTCATTTGATACAACTACAGGTGCGACGAGTAGGTCATCTCCAAGGAAGAATTGGTATTTGTATTTAAGAAGTGTTTTGTCTTCTGGTTCTACAATAGCATTGTGTCTGACAACCGGAAGTCCTGTTTTCGAAGCTTCTTCCACCAAACTTTGGATATATGGTTTTAAGGCAAAATGGATCCTTGCTATTTTTGCAAATAGTTGCACAGTATCTTCATCACCAAGGGATTTGGTTCCATCAGGTTTTGTGTATGTGTACACTTGCCAGTTTTTCAGAGGTCTATTCCCTTCGTGTGTTCGGAAGACTGGCGTAAAGGCAGAGGCTTCGGCCCAACGCAGTAATAATTCTTTGGAACGATGGTAATTTTTTAATGGGTTGGAAATCGTTGTGTATCCACCAATATCACTATGATTTAACGCATAACCACTGATACCCGATGTTGTAAGTCCAATGATGGATGATGGAAGTCCATCATTGGTTCCAAAACTTACCATTTGGTCTCCTTCCCAAAATAGAGTGGAAT
Coding sequences:
- a CDS encoding OsmC family protein → MTAVFEDKVIVTTEKTKYETKITKGKHQWVADEPADKEGTDLGPMPTELLASALGACTSITVRMYADKKGYALDSISVQVTIDKRTPEDHKFIREVELKGNLKPEERDRLYTVANACPVHKILSGKIEIETVLMP
- a CDS encoding metallophosphoesterase, giving the protein MKFALIGDIHGYWNRNDIDYFNESDYDFLFFTGDLRGNPKMGKVSFQGLTKRAYMIPGNWDGTSLTSVIGEIIQSNLLIQSGQWGQSRRLRKLSERVKPITILGYSSVVLSQEFDVSLIVGRPHAMGGGLSFSPHMKKTYLVSNMETSVEKYKRLIDGTKEKNIIFLSHNGPFGLGSAKNSIYGAEFKKEGGDWGDIDLTEAIQYAKSIGKKVPLVLSGHMHHSISKTKERETHEYTGGTFYVNGAKVPRIREGKHFHTKIEWSGGSATVIPIWI